One Urocitellus parryii isolate mUroPar1 chromosome 9, mUroPar1.hap1, whole genome shotgun sequence DNA segment encodes these proteins:
- the LOC113181803 gene encoding C4b-binding protein alpha chain-like, which yields MPEKQQVMCPPRPPSGTHHRKGEMATWAFCNLRRVSDPILFQMTLAAALLVTVHGKCGPPPNLSFASPISVPNQTEFRTGDSLSYTCRPGYSKTSSSSQVYCAYTGKWNYDVFCVKKRCSNPGDLPNGRVEIKTDLTFGSQIEFICSEGFVLKGPTTSYCEIQDKRVAWSDPFPVCLIVTCEPPPDISNGKHSGSDEDLFTYGSSVTYTCDPNFSLIGNASISCTVENKTVGVWSPSPPTCENINCPAPVVPHGIIISGFGPTYSYKDSIVFGCQRGFNLKGSSSIHCEANKKWNTSPPICEPICCPVPELANGKIIHPKRYHPTNKCSYGYKDQLSYTCYGRQFSATCGSDGTWSPRTPSCDHVPHHQNCNFPPTIAHGHHKPSFHIYKTEIVYECDVGYQLVGEAKLSCSYSQWSPEPPQCKATCQKPEITNGTLSVNKYQYLEMESITVHCDSGFKVVGSQMITCSEDKAWHPAVPKCEWEFQEGCNQVYTGKKLLQCLPNPADVKMALEISKLSLEIELLELQLNKERQTSIETTP from the exons atgccagagaAGCAGCAGGTCATGTGCCCCCCAAGACCACCAAGTGGAACCCATCATAGAAAGGGGGAAATGGCAACCTGGGCCTTCTGTAATCTGCGGAGAGTCTCTGATCCAATTCTGTTCCAAATGACCTTGGCCGCTGCTCTGTTGGTTACTGTTCATG GCAAATGTGGTCCCCCACCCAATCTAAGCTTTGCTTCTCCAATAAGTGTACCGAACCAGACAGAATTCAGAACTGGTGATAGTCTGAGCTATACCTGCCGCCCTGGCTACAGTAAGACAAGTTCAAGTTCGCAAGTTTACTGTGCATATACTGGCAAATGGAACTATGATGTCTTCTGTGTCA aGAAACGATGCAGTAATCCAGGAGATTTACCTAATGGGCGTGTGGAAATTAAGACAGATCTCACTTTTGGATCACAAATAGAATTCATCTGTTCAGAGGG ATTTGTCTTAAAGGGTCCAACCACTAGTTATTGTGAAATCCAAGATAAGAGAGTTGCCTGGAGTGACCCTTTCCCTGTATGTTTAA TTGTCACATGTGAACCCCCTCCAGATATCAGCAATGGGAAGCACAGTGGTAGCGATGAAGACCTCTTTACATATGGCTCCTCTGTCACCTACACCTGTGACCCCAACTTCTCACTCATAGGGAATGCTTCCATTTCCTGCACGGTAGAGAATAAAACAGTAGGCGTCTGGAGCCCAAGTCCTCCTACTTGTGAAA atatcAACTGTCCTGCACCAGTTGTTCCACATGGAATCATCATCTCTGGATTTGGACCAACCTATTCTTACAAAGATTCTATAGTGTTTGGCTGCCAGAGAGGTTTTAACCTTAAAGGCAGCAGTTCAATCCATTGTGAAGctaataaaaaatggaatactTCTCCTCCCATCTGTGAGCCCA tatgTTGCCCAGTACCAGAGCTGGCGAATGGTAAAATCATTCACCCTAAAAGATACCACCCTACCAACAAGTGTTCTTATGGCTACAAAGACCAACTTTCATACACGTGTTATGGGCGACAGTTTTCAGCTACATGTGGATCAGATGGCACATGGAGTCCCCGAACACCATCATGTGACCACG TGCCTCACCATCAAAATTGCAATTTCCCACCTACCATTGCCCACGGACATCATAAaccatcttttcatatatataaaactgagATTGTGTATGAATGCGATGTAGGATACCAACTGGTTGGAGAAGCAAAACTCTCCTGCTCCTATTCTCAGTGGTCACCTGAACCTCCTCAGTGCAAAG CTACCTGTCAGAAACCAGAGATTACAAATGGGACTCTGTCTGTGAATAAGTATCAGTATCTTGAAATGGAAAGTATCACTGTTCACTGTGACTCTGGCTTTAAAGTGGTGGGTAGCCAAATGATCACTTGCTCAGAGGACAAAGCCTGGCACCCGGCAGTGCCCAAGTGTGAGTGG gaATTCCAGGAAGGGTGCAATCAAGTATACACAGGAAAAAAACTCTTGCAGTGTCTCCCAAACCCAGCAGATGTGAAAATGGCCCTGGAAATATCTAAGCTATCCCTTGAGATTGAATTACTAGAACTACAACTAAACAAGGAAAGACAAACTAGTATAGAAACAACACCATAA